One segment of Fibrobacter sp. UWB11 DNA contains the following:
- the rsmH gene encoding 16S rRNA (cytosine(1402)-N(4))-methyltransferase RsmH codes for MADNNLRKSVHVNEISEAAVAGVQGREFYHDPVMLKECLEGLNIKPNGTYSDCTLGGGGHSYAIAQKLDSEGTLHAFDRDDEAVQFATKRLANVAPKFIVHPVPFSELGNEIAPNTLDGVLYDLGISSHQVDDSSRGFTFVGDNPLDLRMDRRENVSAQEWLRTVSEDDFAAALRKNADMDRAFKLATRIKEKVGEIATEGRDVLPSDIKAVVEAVFPDKRRDANSLLARVFQAIRMEVNGELKQIEDSIRAAVDCLKVGGRLVVMSYHSVEDRCVKETAAEFEKACICPENLPVCMCGGNHQRLKKVNRKPILPSADEINRNSRARSAKLRIYERV; via the coding sequence ATGGCAGATAACAATCTCCGCAAGTCAGTACATGTAAATGAAATTTCGGAAGCCGCGGTCGCTGGGGTTCAAGGGAGAGAATTCTATCACGATCCGGTAATGCTCAAGGAATGCCTTGAAGGCTTGAACATCAAGCCGAACGGCACCTATTCGGACTGCACGCTTGGCGGTGGCGGCCATTCTTACGCTATTGCCCAAAAGCTTGATTCCGAGGGCACGCTCCATGCGTTTGACCGCGATGATGAAGCGGTCCAGTTTGCAACGAAGCGTCTTGCTAATGTTGCACCGAAGTTTATTGTCCATCCGGTTCCGTTTAGCGAACTCGGAAATGAAATTGCGCCAAATACACTCGATGGCGTCCTTTACGATCTCGGCATCAGCAGCCATCAGGTAGATGACTCTAGCCGTGGTTTTACGTTTGTTGGCGACAATCCGCTTGATTTGCGTATGGATCGTCGCGAAAATGTATCTGCACAGGAATGGCTCCGCACGGTAAGCGAAGATGATTTTGCGGCTGCACTCCGCAAGAATGCCGATATGGATCGTGCATTTAAACTCGCGACCCGCATTAAGGAAAAAGTGGGAGAAATTGCCACCGAAGGCCGCGATGTGCTCCCGAGCGATATCAAGGCCGTTGTTGAAGCCGTATTCCCGGACAAGCGCCGTGACGCGAATAGCCTTTTGGCTCGCGTGTTCCAGGCTATCCGCATGGAAGTGAATGGCGAACTCAAACAGATTGAAGATAGCATCCGCGCTGCGGTAGACTGCCTCAAGGTGGGCGGTCGTTTGGTCGTCATGAGCTACCACTCCGTGGAAGACCGCTGTGTCAAGGAAACTGCTGCTGAATTTGAAAAAGCATGTATTTGCCCGGAAAACTTGCCGGTGTGCATGTGCGGTGGAAACCACCAACGTTTAAAGAAAGTGAACCGTAAGCCGATTTTGCCCTCGGCCGATGAAATCAACAGGAACAGTCGGGCACGTTCTGCAAAGCTTAGGATTTATGAAAGAGTATGA
- the fliB gene encoding flagellin lysine-N-methylase, translating into MLLRVPDFYDSFHCIAGKCTDTCCVGWEIDIDDESAKRYAKIKGPFGEKLRENIEDGHFKLSPGDRCPFLRQDGLCDMICHLGEDSLCDICREHPRFVEVYGDIMEKGIGLCCEEGVRLLLESKSTATSPIAFVEREIDDEPDDIPDDALEARDAIFEERNHLFKILADHSKPLNERLIELLDFAVETSGFEDFEQSFNSNPTESTDSASNTKISNNILGSWIEVLSKGESYGPAWDSAYKELLQSSTGMSVGLFTDSDGEKIIAYLLFRYYEKSLFDGNSLTKVEFAIYFWIIVQKLGPFLTKIDAIKLLSKQTEYSEEIMGILEEEFMENPLFSPENFKRILRE; encoded by the coding sequence ATGCTTCTTCGTGTTCCTGATTTTTACGATTCGTTCCACTGCATCGCAGGCAAATGCACCGACACTTGTTGCGTAGGCTGGGAAATCGACATCGACGACGAAAGCGCCAAGCGCTACGCCAAAATCAAAGGTCCATTCGGAGAAAAGCTCCGCGAAAACATCGAGGACGGACACTTCAAATTGAGTCCTGGCGACCGCTGCCCGTTTTTAAGGCAAGATGGACTTTGCGACATGATTTGTCATCTTGGTGAAGACAGTCTCTGCGACATTTGCCGAGAGCACCCCCGCTTTGTCGAAGTCTACGGCGACATCATGGAAAAAGGGATTGGCCTCTGTTGCGAAGAAGGCGTACGCCTACTGCTCGAAAGCAAAAGCACCGCCACCTCGCCCATTGCATTTGTCGAACGCGAAATCGATGACGAGCCAGACGACATTCCTGACGATGCACTCGAAGCCCGCGATGCCATATTTGAAGAACGAAATCATTTATTCAAAATCTTAGCAGACCACAGCAAACCACTTAACGAACGTTTAATCGAGCTGCTAGACTTTGCCGTTGAAACAAGCGGCTTTGAAGATTTTGAACAAAGTTTTAACAGTAATCCAACAGAGTCAACCGATAGCGCAAGCAACACAAAAATTTCGAACAACATCCTCGGGTCGTGGATCGAAGTTTTGAGCAAAGGCGAAAGCTACGGGCCCGCTTGGGACAGCGCGTACAAAGAGTTGTTACAAAGCTCAACCGGTATGAGCGTCGGACTCTTCACCGATAGCGATGGTGAAAAAATCATAGCCTATTTGCTGTTCCGTTACTACGAAAAAAGCCTGTTCGACGGCAACAGCCTTACCAAAGTCGAATTCGCCATTTACTTCTGGATTATAGTGCAAAAATTAGGCCCCTTTTTAACCAAAATCGACGCCATAAAATTACTGAGCAAGCAAACTGAATACTCCGAAGAAATCATGGGCATTTTAGAGGAAGAATTCATGGAAAATCCGCTATTTTCGCCGGAGAATTTCAAGAGAATCTTGAGAGAATAG
- a CDS encoding penicillin-binding protein encodes MNKYGADPLFILKSLVLCTIVVLVFQTFDIQVMNRNLYQVNTKSMVTHTKNLYAERGSIMDRNGIVFAESMRDTSDNLGYSRLFLQGSLASQIVGKVGYNGIGSMGMEKIYDDSLRGDEGLRVSVQDVHRREVYYRSKNVVEAKSGLNLVLTIDRNMQEIVEKALKDGVAEFMATSASAVVVDPYTGEILAMASYPTFDPNSKNQGVGRMSKNEIISMSYEPGSTFKVITAAAALENNAVSPNKIFVNEGRCWQWNPRSEKICDTHVYGDMDMSEAMVQSSNIVFAKIASEVGAERLFKMARAFGIGTRAFDNYEGEENGRLLTPTELTRDDRTLKTMGFGHAVSVTPIQMVMAYAAIANGGKLMRPQIVKEWRNSNGDVVERNKPVELRRVVSEKTAATIRKMLNRVVNSGTAKRVASQKLTDVLFGGKTGTAEKYNHLTRSYDRNSQVASFIGLAPSEDTRYVCLVLVDDPQGKHVGGLTAGPIFRRIMEGIYYHPALSPLAHNLKQVKLGSPCDKDFAGMTVSSAKEYAKKHRCPVRFEGKGLRVISERVDAGLVNGKTLLLGDAVASRMPNLQGLSLKDALEVMGNIRMNVEYTGKGRVVAQEPKAEETLQKGAICKLTLKEKS; translated from the coding sequence ATGAATAAATACGGCGCAGATCCCCTGTTCATATTGAAGAGCCTTGTGCTTTGCACGATTGTCGTTTTGGTTTTCCAGACGTTTGATATCCAGGTGATGAACCGCAATCTTTATCAGGTGAATACAAAGTCTATGGTGACACATACGAAGAACTTGTATGCGGAACGCGGTTCGATTATGGACCGTAATGGCATTGTGTTTGCCGAAAGCATGCGCGATACGAGCGACAATTTGGGTTATAGTCGTTTGTTCTTGCAGGGCTCGCTTGCATCGCAGATTGTAGGCAAGGTGGGCTATAATGGTATCGGCAGCATGGGCATGGAAAAAATTTACGACGATAGCCTCCGTGGTGATGAAGGGCTTCGCGTGAGCGTGCAGGATGTGCATCGCCGTGAAGTTTATTACCGCTCGAAGAATGTGGTCGAAGCAAAGTCTGGCCTGAATCTTGTTTTGACGATTGACCGTAACATGCAGGAAATCGTCGAAAAGGCTTTGAAGGACGGTGTTGCTGAATTTATGGCAACGAGCGCGAGCGCTGTTGTCGTGGATCCGTACACGGGTGAAATCCTTGCGATGGCGAGTTACCCGACATTTGACCCGAACTCCAAGAATCAGGGTGTCGGCCGCATGTCGAAAAATGAAATCATTTCGATGTCGTATGAACCGGGCTCTACGTTCAAGGTGATTACGGCTGCTGCGGCGCTTGAAAATAATGCCGTTAGCCCGAACAAGATTTTTGTGAACGAAGGACGTTGCTGGCAGTGGAACCCGAGATCCGAAAAGATTTGCGATACGCACGTTTATGGCGACATGGACATGAGCGAAGCGATGGTGCAGTCTTCGAACATTGTATTTGCAAAGATTGCCTCTGAAGTGGGCGCCGAACGTTTGTTTAAAATGGCCCGCGCATTTGGTATTGGCACAAGAGCTTTTGATAATTACGAAGGCGAAGAAAACGGCAGACTGTTGACGCCGACGGAACTCACACGTGACGACAGAACGTTAAAGACGATGGGCTTTGGCCACGCTGTTTCTGTAACGCCGATCCAGATGGTGATGGCTTATGCCGCTATTGCCAATGGCGGTAAGCTCATGCGCCCGCAGATTGTAAAGGAATGGCGCAATTCTAATGGTGATGTTGTCGAAAGGAACAAGCCGGTAGAACTCCGCAGAGTAGTTTCTGAAAAGACGGCTGCAACGATTCGCAAGATGCTCAATCGCGTGGTGAACAGCGGTACGGCAAAGCGTGTTGCATCGCAGAAACTTACGGATGTTTTGTTTGGCGGCAAGACGGGTACTGCAGAAAAGTACAATCACTTGACCCGCTCCTATGACCGTAATTCCCAGGTGGCTTCGTTTATTGGTCTTGCTCCGTCCGAAGATACGCGCTATGTGTGCTTGGTGCTTGTCGATGACCCGCAAGGAAAACATGTGGGTGGCCTTACTGCAGGTCCGATTTTCCGCCGCATCATGGAAGGGATTTATTACCATCCGGCGCTTTCCCCGCTTGCACATAACTTAAAGCAGGTAAAGCTGGGTTCTCCGTGCGATAAGGATTTTGCGGGAATGACCGTTTCTTCGGCTAAGGAATACGCAAAGAAGCATCGTTGCCCTGTCCGCTTTGAAGGCAAGGGACTCCGCGTGATTTCGGAACGTGTCGATGCGGGCTTGGTCAATGGAAAAACGCTTTTGCTCGGCGATGCAGTGGCAAGCCGTATGCCGAACTTGCAAGGACTTTCTTTAAAGGATGCTCTCGAAGTGATGGGGAACATCCGCATGAATGTTGAATATACAGGAAAGGGACGTGTAGTCGCTCAGGAACCCAAGGCTGAAGAAACTTTGCAGAAGGGGGCGATTTGCAAGTTGACCTTAAAGGAGAAAAGCTGA
- the metF gene encoding methylenetetrahydrofolate reductase [NAD(P)H] — MKIIDILKQDKMSLSFEVFPPKKETSFENVKAATEAIAKLNPAFMSVTYGAGGGVSQYTLEIAKNLKYNFNIPMLAHLTCISSTKETIHQRIEDMKAAGIKNVMALRGDLTPELIANGRGDCDYHHAVELIRELKAADADFCIGAACYPEKHPESPNQAEDIKHLKEKVDAGADFLTTQMVFDNNLFFSFLYKLRDAGVNCPVLPGIMPITNANQVERAIKLSGSFMPQRFKSLVDKFGSDPDAMKQAGIIYATDQIIDLYANGITNVHVYSMNKPDVAEGILKNVSAILGKNFAG, encoded by the coding sequence ATGAAGATTATCGACATCCTGAAGCAAGACAAGATGAGCCTCTCCTTCGAGGTGTTCCCGCCTAAAAAAGAAACGAGTTTTGAAAACGTTAAAGCAGCTACCGAAGCAATTGCAAAGCTTAACCCCGCATTCATGAGCGTCACATACGGCGCAGGCGGCGGCGTGAGCCAGTACACGCTCGAAATTGCGAAGAATCTCAAGTACAATTTCAACATTCCGATGCTCGCCCACCTCACCTGCATTTCGAGCACCAAGGAAACCATCCACCAGCGCATCGAAGACATGAAGGCCGCCGGTATCAAGAACGTGATGGCCCTCCGTGGCGACCTCACGCCGGAACTCATTGCAAACGGCCGTGGCGATTGCGACTACCACCACGCTGTGGAACTCATCCGCGAACTCAAAGCCGCTGATGCAGACTTTTGCATTGGCGCTGCCTGCTATCCCGAAAAGCATCCGGAAAGCCCGAACCAGGCCGAAGACATCAAGCACCTCAAGGAAAAGGTCGACGCAGGCGCAGACTTTCTCACGACGCAGATGGTCTTTGACAACAACCTTTTCTTCAGCTTCCTTTACAAGCTCCGCGATGCAGGCGTGAACTGCCCGGTGCTCCCCGGCATCATGCCCATCACGAACGCAAACCAGGTCGAACGCGCCATCAAGCTTTCGGGCTCCTTCATGCCGCAGCGTTTCAAGTCGCTTGTGGACAAGTTCGGTAGCGATCCGGACGCCATGAAACAGGCGGGCATCATCTACGCCACCGATCAGATTATCGACCTCTATGCCAACGGCATCACGAACGTCCACGTTTATTCCATGAACAAGCCGGACGTCGCCGAAGGAATCCTCAAGAACGTCTCTGCCATCCTCGGCAAGAACTTTGCAGGGTAA
- a CDS encoding division/cell wall cluster transcriptional repressor MraZ — protein MNFTSFIGQAQTAIDGKGRTSFPREFRRQLSASEGNEFVVTRGPDRTLRLFVLSEFEKFMADLDARSDRRQADLVRRGLSPTVVEMDGQNRILLPKILLEYAGLKDEVLYVQARGKTLELWNPERYNEKYGLQTNEAIEAFDAAFYGEGLTEGDNGR, from the coding sequence ATGAATTTCACTTCTTTCATAGGACAAGCCCAAACGGCGATCGATGGAAAGGGAAGGACCTCCTTCCCTAGGGAATTCCGTCGTCAGCTTTCGGCGTCCGAAGGGAATGAGTTCGTGGTCACTCGTGGCCCGGACCGCACCCTCCGGTTGTTCGTCCTATCCGAGTTTGAGAAATTCATGGCGGACTTGGATGCTAGGTCCGACCGCCGTCAAGCCGATTTAGTTCGGAGAGGCCTCAGCCCCACAGTTGTGGAGATGGATGGCCAGAATCGCATTTTACTCCCCAAGATTTTATTGGAGTATGCCGGCCTTAAAGACGAAGTTCTTTATGTCCAGGCCCGCGGTAAGACTCTCGAATTATGGAATCCTGAACGTTACAACGAAAAGTATGGATTGCAGACAAATGAAGCAATCGAAGCTTTCGATGCCGCGTTCTATGGTGAAGGCTTGACGGAGGGGGATAATGGCAGATAA
- a CDS encoding TlpA disulfide reductase family protein: protein MLSRIFTLIAFAAAMSFAQFAPEPQVADIKLMMDSKTEQPMKMDFSKHLSGISDPGIMFSHFANRPLLIYYFSPKCPHCQKHFPEIQNLIKEYEAKGLTGIAIGLNGGIKKNDIRLFIDQYHAVIPVFQDTDSEFGPAYGTGYIPVVYLVQKDGTFYRYETLNEANMNHLRATLNTILKK from the coding sequence ATGTTAAGTCGTATTTTCACATTGATCGCTTTTGCTGCAGCAATGAGTTTTGCACAGTTTGCACCGGAACCGCAAGTTGCCGATATTAAATTGATGATGGATTCCAAGACTGAGCAACCCATGAAAATGGACTTTTCCAAGCACCTTTCGGGCATCAGCGATCCGGGCATCATGTTCAGCCATTTCGCAAACCGTCCGCTGCTCATCTACTATTTCAGCCCCAAGTGCCCGCACTGCCAAAAGCACTTCCCCGAAATTCAGAATCTCATCAAGGAATATGAAGCCAAGGGACTTACGGGCATTGCCATCGGTCTGAACGGCGGCATCAAGAAGAACGACATCCGTCTCTTCATTGACCAGTACCACGCCGTCATTCCTGTATTCCAGGACACTGATAGTGAATTTGGACCAGCTTATGGCACCGGCTACATTCCGGTCGTCTACCTGGTGCAGAAGGACGGAACGTTCTACCGCTACGAAACTTTGAACGAAGCGAACATGAACCATTTGCGCGCTACGCTCAACACCATTTTGAAGAAGTAA
- a CDS encoding FISUMP domain-containing protein produces MTIKCGDAETEMEFPFTVVNENLAKVYKKHVVVRFPVQATKEADSEDIYEEIWKDLKGGDHAELTVTDLDEKFDATGKLFVTDLFATANHSLVTIEEANERTMKYKVARLEGDLDVTNLTTPVAQFRIKLNLTNNAFNSFGGFGSNATDVIYSAYVDLSEDADTVVVDFLTDYKAARVKNLVDAGKDFAEASKLANKELAAALYLQNKDSDEYPSFEHFVPDQLGLAEQFNSIVWVMALIDQSEKTPSFNAVYNAYRKVFGENGNFNTAVKTTYAGKERSMYFVDYLAMLIDANFYRWSCWQNGNYDCETNVWNETDAAYYKIVQYGFVDVYKLDATKAKVYKGSDDGEKSRKVLKSDVEDGYFRYFQYFDVSETWFPITYWVVGAATAEQECSATLAAAHTMFSYSIEDEVFNAICQCNGEDCGWEEVVNPGITDAIAETTVSKNGKTVSEIMNDGRFGECNDNNAGTEKTFNLREAMLATTTGFAKVVCDGKRWRLYSELDEKYGACTKSVMNLAEIKDDGYAAYKCDYLDKQEMYSWINATDSENRTIGACHYGRAEEGSKNEEGDYQCRTTGTDDNGNHVHEWIALTPEELFGTCSEAVMIDISKNLQSFKADYYKCDCEKDGNSYKSCGWVMGSEEEMSLRLACTANILGEVSGAYVCLDANVGHNWRTVSAEEWCPKHGQNLTGGMSYHGICDDVPGDNTTYLLIGSASSWAQVPNTYRWNDDNITTADKKAVEAQLISGNSCTDKDIVSLLYDYTIKGTTDRVHDFICKNGKLRVAKDEQEACGKVYETTELCKYMKNWYKYDNGTWRKPTCDDVSFDATGHFCDARDNGSVTVYRKVTIGEGENAQTWMAENLNYETENSKCGGGSETSGGNCDVYGRLYTWTDLQNICPSGWHLPDTTEWRILASNVDHYFMGFKGDDRDNNKVGQLLKSKNGWGNNGNGTDTYLFSALPAGYYDDSDDKYYPNAYFWTSTENSNDDSFLIRLTSANNYVRLTTGFNVDWFSVRCIKD; encoded by the coding sequence GTGACCATCAAGTGCGGCGATGCCGAAACCGAGATGGAATTCCCGTTCACGGTCGTGAACGAAAACCTCGCCAAAGTCTATAAGAAGCATGTGGTGGTGCGCTTCCCGGTGCAGGCCACGAAGGAAGCGGATTCCGAAGACATCTACGAAGAAATCTGGAAGGACCTCAAGGGTGGCGACCATGCGGAATTGACCGTCACGGACCTCGACGAAAAGTTCGATGCGACTGGAAAGTTGTTTGTTACGGACCTCTTTGCAACGGCAAATCATTCTTTGGTGACAATCGAAGAAGCTAATGAAAGGACTATGAAATACAAGGTTGCGCGCCTTGAAGGTGACCTTGATGTGACGAACCTGACGACCCCTGTTGCTCAGTTCCGTATAAAGTTGAACTTGACCAACAACGCGTTCAATTCTTTTGGCGGATTCGGTTCTAATGCTACGGATGTTATCTACAGTGCCTATGTGGATTTGTCCGAAGATGCTGACACGGTTGTTGTGGACTTCTTGACGGACTACAAGGCTGCTCGTGTAAAGAACTTGGTGGATGCTGGTAAAGATTTTGCCGAAGCTAGCAAACTTGCTAACAAGGAACTTGCTGCCGCACTTTATTTGCAAAATAAGGATAGTGACGAATATCCGTCTTTCGAACACTTTGTTCCGGATCAGCTCGGCTTGGCTGAACAATTCAATAGCATCGTCTGGGTGATGGCCCTTATTGACCAAAGCGAAAAAACTCCAAGCTTTAACGCTGTTTATAACGCCTACCGCAAAGTCTTTGGCGAAAACGGCAACTTCAATACTGCCGTCAAAACGACTTACGCTGGCAAGGAACGCAGTATGTATTTTGTGGACTACCTCGCCATGCTTATCGATGCAAACTTCTATAGATGGAGCTGCTGGCAGAACGGAAATTATGATTGCGAAACAAACGTCTGGAACGAAACAGATGCCGCTTATTACAAGATAGTGCAGTATGGCTTTGTTGACGTGTATAAGCTTGATGCAACTAAGGCTAAGGTTTACAAGGGCTCTGACGATGGTGAAAAATCCAGAAAAGTTTTGAAGTCCGATGTCGAAGATGGCTATTTCCGCTACTTCCAGTATTTCGATGTTTCTGAAACTTGGTTCCCGATAACTTACTGGGTCGTTGGCGCTGCAACGGCGGAACAAGAGTGCAGTGCAACGCTCGCTGCTGCACATACAATGTTCTCCTATTCTATTGAAGATGAAGTATTCAATGCAATTTGCCAGTGCAATGGTGAAGATTGTGGTTGGGAAGAAGTTGTAAACCCGGGCATTACGGATGCTATTGCAGAAACAACGGTGTCGAAGAACGGCAAAACAGTGTCGGAAATCATGAACGATGGCCGATTCGGTGAATGTAACGACAATAATGCCGGTACTGAAAAAACGTTCAATTTAAGAGAAGCAATGCTTGCTACAACGACTGGCTTTGCTAAAGTTGTCTGCGATGGAAAGAGGTGGAGACTTTATTCTGAATTAGACGAAAAATATGGTGCGTGCACCAAGAGTGTCATGAATTTGGCAGAAATTAAGGATGATGGTTATGCCGCTTATAAGTGCGATTATCTTGACAAGCAGGAAATGTATTCATGGATTAACGCCACGGATTCAGAAAACCGCACTATAGGCGCCTGCCACTATGGCCGCGCCGAGGAAGGTTCCAAGAACGAAGAAGGTGATTACCAGTGCAGAACGACCGGCACGGACGACAATGGTAACCACGTCCATGAATGGATTGCATTGACTCCTGAAGAACTCTTTGGCACATGCTCTGAAGCGGTAATGATTGATATCTCAAAGAATTTGCAGAGTTTCAAGGCTGACTATTACAAGTGCGACTGTGAAAAGGATGGAAACTCCTATAAATCTTGCGGATGGGTTATGGGGTCTGAAGAAGAAATGTCTTTAAGACTGGCTTGCACGGCGAACATTCTTGGAGAAGTGTCTGGTGCGTATGTTTGCTTGGATGCCAATGTTGGCCATAACTGGCGAACGGTATCCGCTGAGGAATGGTGCCCCAAGCATGGCCAAAATTTAACTGGTGGAATGAGCTACCACGGCATTTGCGATGACGTTCCGGGGGACAACACGACATACCTCCTGATTGGTTCGGCTTCTTCTTGGGCGCAAGTTCCTAATACATACCGATGGAATGACGATAATATAACTACAGCCGATAAGAAAGCGGTAGAAGCGCAGTTGATTAGTGGCAATAGCTGCACCGATAAGGATATTGTTAGCTTGCTGTATGACTATACCATCAAGGGTACGACAGACCGTGTTCATGATTTTATCTGCAAAAATGGCAAACTGAGAGTTGCCAAGGATGAACAGGAAGCTTGCGGTAAGGTGTATGAAACGACTGAACTTTGTAAATACATGAAAAATTGGTATAAGTATGATAACGGGACATGGCGAAAGCCGACTTGCGACGACGTCTCGTTTGATGCAACGGGCCATTTCTGTGATGCCCGCGATAATGGTAGCGTGACCGTTTACAGAAAGGTGACTATCGGCGAGGGTGAAAATGCACAGACTTGGATGGCCGAAAACCTGAACTACGAAACGGAAAACAGCAAGTGCGGTGGCGGAAGCGAAACGTCCGGTGGCAATTGTGACGTCTACGGTCGCTTGTACACTTGGACAGACTTACAGAATATTTGTCCCTCAGGCTGGCATTTGCCGGATACAACGGAGTGGAGAATCCTTGCTTCCAACGTGGATCATTATTTTATGGGATTTAAAGGTGACGATCGAGATAACAACAAAGTGGGCCAGTTGCTCAAGTCAAAGAATGGTTGGGGTAATAATGGTAATGGTACTGATACTTACTTGTTCTCGGCGTTGCCTGCTGGTTATTACGATGACAGCGATGATAAGTACTACCCTAATGCATACTTCTGGACTTCTACAGAAAATAGTAATGACGATTCATTCCTTATAAGATTGACCAGTGCCAATAATTACGTGAGACTGACCACTGGCTTCAATGTTGACTGGTTTTCAGTCCGTTGCATCAAGGACTAG